From the genome of Armatimonadota bacterium, one region includes:
- a CDS encoding ATP-binding protein, with amino-acid sequence MRQGEVMQLEIPSSPEYVTIVRHAVEGVARRMRFDADQIEDLKLAVGEACTNAVKYGCPTEDNPNVEVKCVMLPDCLKVEIRNNCTGPDCPVFPSRVDINREGGRGLYLMRQLMDEVNLTWEHGIAIVTMLKRTSPVMI; translated from the coding sequence TTGAGACAAGGCGAAGTCATGCAACTGGAGATACCCAGCTCTCCTGAATACGTCACGATTGTCCGCCATGCCGTAGAAGGCGTCGCCCGGCGAATGCGTTTTGACGCCGACCAGATAGAGGACCTCAAGCTCGCCGTTGGTGAAGCGTGCACCAATGCGGTCAAATACGGCTGCCCTACTGAAGACAATCCCAACGTAGAGGTAAAGTGCGTGATGCTGCCGGACTGCCTTAAGGTCGAAATCAGAAACAACTGCACAGGTCCCGATTGCCCTGTGTTTCCCAGCCGAGTTGATATAAATCGAGAGGGCGGACGAGGACTCTACCTTATGCGCCAGTTGATGGATGAAGTGAACCTCACATGGGAACACGGAATCGCCATTGTCACAATGCTCAAGCGAACCAGCCCAGTGATGATATAA
- a CDS encoding glycosyltransferase family 2 protein gives MKLSVIIPAYNEMATIEEVLRRVRAVDIDKEIIVADDCSTDGTREFLRSQPDVILVENPANLGKGASIRAALEHVGGEIVLIQDADLEYDPNDYPKLIQPIIDGKADLVYGSRFLQGKPKMRLANYYANKLFAFMATVLYSVKVTDEATCYKAFRTDVLKSLDLRCNRFEFCPEVTARLLKRRYRFIEVPIWYQARTHAEGKKITWRDGLECIWALIKYRFIA, from the coding sequence ATGAAGCTCAGTGTTATCATACCGGCCTACAACGAGATGGCCACAATTGAAGAAGTCCTCAGGCGTGTCCGCGCGGTGGATATCGATAAGGAGATAATTGTCGCCGACGACTGCTCGACGGACGGCACGCGCGAGTTCCTGCGTTCGCAGCCTGACGTAATACTTGTGGAGAACCCGGCCAACCTCGGCAAAGGCGCATCCATTCGAGCAGCGCTGGAGCACGTCGGCGGTGAGATAGTCCTTATTCAGGACGCCGACCTGGAATATGACCCCAACGATTATCCTAAACTCATTCAGCCGATAATTGACGGCAAGGCCGATCTGGTCTACGGCTCCCGCTTTTTGCAGGGCAAGCCAAAAATGCGGCTCGCTAACTATTACGCAAACAAGCTCTTTGCCTTTATGGCAACAGTCCTCTATAGTGTCAAAGTCACCGACGAAGCCACATGTTATAAGGCGTTCCGCACTGATGTCTTAAAAAGCCTCGATCTCAGGTGCAATCGATTCGAGTTCTGCCCGGAAGTCACCGCGCGCCTTCTGAAACGCCGCTATCGGTTTATCGAAGTCCCGATCTGGTATCAGGCCCGCACACATGCCGAGGGCAAGAAGATTACCTGGCGCGACGGTCTCGAGTGCATATGGGCCCTTATCAAGTATAGATTTATAGCCTGA